In Mastigocladopsis repens PCC 10914, a single window of DNA contains:
- a CDS encoding group II intron reverse transcriptase yields the protein MRSVPTLLSPLLANIALHGMEERIKLFAETLPGSKKGNRSKLSLTRYADDFVILHEDITVVQRCQIIISEWLKGMGLELKPSKTRLTHTLNKYENEEPGFNFLGFNIRQFKVGKYHSKQGFKTIITPSKEKQKIHYERITSIIDDHGQAPQVALISRLNPVIRGWSNYYSTVISKESYSKLEHLMYLKLKAWAEYRHPNKSGEWIAKKYWRTIGGDNWVFAKPNEGKNPMRLMKHTETPIIRHVKVKGDASPYDGNLVYWSSRMGTHPEMPKRVATLLKQQKGKCAHCGLYFREEDVLEIDHKIPLKKGGKDEHKNLQLLHRHCHDAKTAKDDLVGGMHLDKHQITEERDEAKVSRPVLKTSRSGDGAA from the coding sequence GTGCGCTCCGTCCCTACTCTATTATCGCCGCTTTTAGCGAATATTGCCCTTCACGGGATGGAAGAACGGATTAAGTTATTTGCAGAAACATTACCTGGTAGTAAAAAGGGTAATCGCTCAAAATTATCATTAACCCGATACGCCGATGACTTCGTCATCTTACACGAAGACATAACTGTTGTCCAAAGATGTCAGATTATTATATCTGAGTGGTTAAAAGGCATGGGTTTGGAATTGAAGCCATCAAAAACACGCCTAACTCATACCTTAAATAAGTATGAGAATGAAGAACCGGGATTTAACTTTCTTGGTTTCAACATTAGGCAGTTTAAAGTGGGTAAATATCACTCAAAACAAGGTTTCAAAACAATCATCACCCCAAGCAAAGAAAAGCAGAAGATACATTACGAACGAATAACTAGTATCATTGACGACCACGGTCAAGCGCCACAAGTAGCGTTAATAAGCCGACTCAACCCAGTAATCCGAGGATGGTCTAACTACTATTCGACAGTAATAAGTAAAGAGTCTTACTCTAAGCTGGAGCATCTCATGTATCTTAAGCTAAAAGCCTGGGCAGAATACCGTCACCCAAATAAATCAGGAGAATGGATAGCCAAGAAATATTGGCGAACCATTGGCGGTGATAACTGGGTATTCGCTAAACCGAATGAAGGTAAAAATCCAATGCGTTTAATGAAACATACGGAAACGCCTATAATTCGGCACGTAAAAGTTAAAGGCGATGCCAGTCCATACGATGGCAACCTAGTTTATTGGAGTTCAAGAATGGGCACACATCCCGAAATGCCAAAAAGAGTGGCAACACTTCTAAAGCAACAAAAAGGAAAATGCGCCCACTGCGGATTGTACTTCCGTGAGGAAGATGTACTGGAAATTGACCACAAAATCCCCCTAAAGAAAGGGGGAAAAGATGAACATAAAAATCTCCAGTTATTACATAGACACTGCCACGATGCTAAGACAGCTAAGGATGACTTGGTTGGAGGTATGCACTTAGACAAGCACCAAATTACTGAGGAGCGGGATGAAGCGAAAGTTTCACGTCCGGTTTTGAAGACGAGTCGCTCTGGTGACGGAGCGGCTTAG
- a CDS encoding reverse transcriptase domain-containing protein yields the protein MGLFDNIHHEILLKLVAKRVADQRLLKLIERFLKAGIMQGALFQRTDIGTPQGAICSPLLANIYLHQLDMYWWNKYGSLDRKQKEKRRTQRLGNCALIRYADDWLLLSNGGKAEALRLREEFQTFLLEELKLELNMEKTRVTHVNNGFDFLGFHVRRYVSGHDKPKLLVTPTDL from the coding sequence ATGGGTTTGTTTGACAATATTCACCACGAGATTTTACTAAAACTTGTGGCGAAAAGAGTCGCAGACCAACGTCTCCTTAAGCTAATTGAACGTTTCTTAAAAGCGGGAATAATGCAAGGAGCATTGTTTCAACGTACAGATATTGGTACGCCACAAGGAGCAATCTGCTCACCATTATTGGCAAACATATATTTACACCAATTGGATATGTATTGGTGGAATAAATATGGCAGCCTAGACCGCAAACAAAAAGAGAAACGACGGACACAACGATTGGGAAACTGTGCATTAATCCGCTATGCCGATGATTGGCTGTTGTTAAGCAATGGCGGTAAAGCGGAAGCATTGCGTTTACGTGAAGAGTTTCAGACCTTCCTACTAGAAGAATTAAAACTGGAACTCAACATGGAGAAAACACGAGTAACCCACGTTAACAATGGATTTGATTTTCTTGGTTTCCACGTCCGACGCTACGTCAGCGGTCATGATAAACCAAAGTTATTGGTAACACCAACAGATCTGTAG
- a CDS encoding recombinase family protein: MTTSELVTRHHLTRKAIIYIRQSTPHQLLSNQESLRLQYALRQRAIELGWSDDNIEVIDSDLGITAATAQQRPGFKELLAQVTLGLVGIILSYDVTRLSRNCSDWYPLLDLCGYKSCLIADRDGVYDPGSANGRLLLGLKGQISEVELHTIRSRLNAGILSKAQRGELALTLPVGLVRDELGVVHKDPNREVIDRINLVFEIFGQRKSASKVLQMFNSEGLLLPRRNRFGDIVWRKPSVAAILSILKNPAYAGAFVYGRTRTLKRGLVSNQPQQKHLPMAEWKIRVNDIYPAYISWQTYERNQAQLMDNYAEYDRNKTRGIPRPGAALLHGLVYCGECGHKMVVQYKGVTRYICNYLRQQYRVPVCQYIPADVIDEYVVNAFLEALSAVELDAYHKAVKTQQQSLETVERAHSQQIERLQYQVALAERQFNRVDPDNRLVAAELEQRWENALRELKLAQENYAQRQQPQTVTQLPKELKTAFINIGQRLPELWHTGTLTQVQKKSLLRCLIDKVVIHRLVRDTVRTRIIWKGGDTTTVDLPIPVGSLAELTNADELETQVVAQSLQGIDDQVIAQQLTAQGHRSPLRTTLLPSTVKTIRLKHRIFQNRSQSHPRQISGYLTVPQVAKSLELSPHWIYDRIHKGTIAISKDESTGLYLFPDVPDTLEQFQKLKAGLVYNLRF; this comes from the coding sequence ATGACCACATCCGAATTAGTAACACGTCACCACCTGACCCGCAAAGCGATAATTTACATTCGTCAATCTACGCCGCACCAATTACTCAGCAACCAGGAGAGTCTCCGTCTGCAATATGCCCTACGTCAACGAGCGATTGAACTGGGCTGGTCAGACGATAATATTGAAGTAATTGATAGTGATTTAGGAATAACTGCTGCCACTGCACAACAGCGACCAGGCTTTAAGGAACTATTAGCCCAAGTGACGTTAGGACTGGTAGGGATTATCCTTTCTTATGATGTTACCCGCCTGTCGCGCAATTGCTCAGACTGGTATCCCTTGCTGGATCTGTGTGGTTACAAAAGCTGTTTGATTGCTGACCGGGATGGTGTTTATGACCCTGGTAGCGCCAACGGTCGATTGTTGCTTGGACTCAAAGGACAAATCTCAGAGGTAGAGTTGCATACGATTCGCTCTCGCTTAAATGCGGGGATTCTCAGCAAGGCTCAGCGTGGTGAACTGGCACTGACTTTACCTGTGGGTCTAGTTCGTGATGAGCTGGGAGTGGTGCATAAAGACCCAAATCGTGAAGTGATTGACCGAATTAATTTGGTGTTTGAGATTTTTGGGCAGCGCAAGTCAGCTTCCAAAGTGTTGCAGATGTTCAACAGTGAAGGGCTGTTGCTTCCACGAAGGAATCGATTCGGCGATATTGTCTGGCGCAAGCCGAGTGTGGCGGCTATCTTGTCAATTTTGAAAAACCCTGCCTACGCTGGTGCGTTTGTATATGGACGTACACGTACTCTTAAAAGGGGCTTGGTTTCAAATCAGCCACAACAAAAGCATCTGCCAATGGCAGAATGGAAGATCCGAGTCAATGACATATATCCGGCTTACATCAGTTGGCAAACCTACGAGCGGAATCAGGCACAGCTTATGGACAACTATGCTGAGTATGACCGTAATAAAACCCGTGGTATCCCTCGCCCTGGTGCAGCATTATTGCATGGGCTAGTTTACTGTGGCGAATGTGGCCACAAAATGGTTGTGCAGTACAAAGGCGTAACCCGCTATATTTGTAACTACTTGCGGCAGCAGTATCGTGTACCTGTTTGTCAGTATATTCCTGCTGATGTAATTGATGAGTACGTAGTCAATGCCTTTTTAGAAGCTCTGTCGGCTGTAGAGCTAGATGCTTATCACAAAGCTGTCAAAACCCAACAGCAGTCTTTAGAGACAGTGGAACGAGCGCATTCTCAACAAATCGAACGTTTACAGTATCAAGTAGCACTAGCCGAAAGACAGTTTAATCGAGTTGACCCGGATAACCGATTGGTAGCTGCCGAACTAGAACAGCGTTGGGAAAATGCTTTACGTGAACTAAAGCTTGCCCAAGAAAACTATGCTCAACGTCAGCAGCCTCAAACAGTAACTCAGTTACCAAAAGAACTCAAAACTGCTTTTATTAACATTGGGCAAAGGCTCCCCGAACTTTGGCACACTGGCACCTTAACCCAAGTGCAAAAAAAATCTCTGCTACGCTGTCTCATCGATAAAGTTGTCATTCATCGTCTTGTCCGCGACACAGTTCGCACTCGGATTATTTGGAAAGGAGGTGACACTACTACTGTTGACCTACCAATTCCAGTAGGTTCGTTGGCTGAACTTACTAATGCGGACGAATTGGAAACTCAGGTTGTTGCTCAAAGCCTTCAAGGTATTGATGACCAAGTTATTGCTCAACAACTGACGGCACAAGGTCATCGGTCGCCGCTACGCACAACTCTTTTACCCAGTACGGTCAAAACTATCCGGCTTAAACATCGCATTTTTCAGAACCGTAGCCAGTCTCATCCCCGTCAAATTTCAGGTTATCTCACGGTTCCCCAAGTTGCCAAGTCTTTAGAACTTTCACCCCACTGGATCTACGATCGCATTCATAAGGGAACGATCGCCATCAGCAAGGACGAATCAACAGGGCTTTATCTTTTCCCTGATGTGCCCGATACGCTAGAGCAATTCCAAAAACTTAAAGCTGGACTCGTCTACAACTTGCGTTTTTGA
- a CDS encoding reverse transcriptase/maturase family protein, whose amino-acid sequence MRNAETVLSVIRDRGYRDLPLDDVYRQLFNPKLYLLAYSRIYKNDGAMTPGVTTDTADGMSIKKIENLIENIRYERFRWTPVRRINVPKKNGKTRPLGIPTWNDKLVQEVIRLILEAYYEPQFSNSSHGFRPNRGCHTALTIIDRTWQGTKWFIEGDIRGCFD is encoded by the coding sequence ATGCGAAACGCCGAAACGGTTTTAAGTGTAATCCGAGACAGAGGTTATCGTGACTTACCCCTGGATGATGTCTACAGGCAACTTTTCAATCCCAAGCTGTACCTACTGGCGTACAGTCGCATCTACAAAAATGATGGGGCAATGACACCAGGAGTCACAACTGACACTGCTGATGGGATGTCCATTAAAAAGATTGAAAACCTCATAGAAAATATTCGCTATGAACGTTTTCGGTGGACACCAGTGCGGCGAATTAATGTTCCCAAGAAAAATGGGAAAACTCGACCCCTAGGAATTCCCACTTGGAACGATAAATTGGTTCAGGAAGTAATACGTTTGATATTAGAAGCGTACTACGAACCCCAATTTTCTAACAGCAGTCATGGTTTTAGACCCAATCGTGGATGTCATACGGCACTAACAATAATAGACCGTACTTGGCAAGGAACCAAATGGTTTATCGAAGGAGATATTCGTGGATGTTTTGATTAG
- a CDS encoding reverse transcriptase N-terminal domain-containing protein has product MSNTSLKTTGEWRSINWRKLERRVYKLQQRIYQASQRGDVKTFRKLQKTLMNSWSARALAVRRVTQDNCGKKTAGVDGVKSLTPKQRLTLINQLNLGSKVCPTRRVWIPKPGVEEKRPLGIPTMGDRALQALVKLALEPEWEARFEPNSYGFRVGRSCHDAIEAIFNTIRYKPKFVLDADISKCVRRDS; this is encoded by the coding sequence ATGTCTAATACGAGTTTAAAGACTACGGGGGAATGGCGCTCTATTAACTGGCGAAAGCTGGAACGTAGAGTGTACAAGCTGCAACAGAGAATTTATCAAGCCTCTCAGCGTGGTGATGTGAAAACATTTCGCAAACTTCAAAAGACGTTGATGAATTCTTGGTCAGCAAGAGCATTGGCGGTTCGTAGAGTTACCCAGGATAATTGCGGGAAAAAGACGGCGGGTGTGGACGGCGTTAAATCACTGACCCCAAAGCAACGTCTGACCCTAATTAACCAACTAAATCTGGGTTCTAAGGTCTGCCCAACTAGGCGTGTATGGATTCCTAAGCCTGGAGTGGAAGAGAAGCGACCTTTAGGAATACCTACAATGGGGGACCGCGCCTTGCAAGCGCTTGTCAAGCTGGCATTAGAACCAGAATGGGAAGCGCGATTTGAACCTAACTCATACGGGTTCAGAGTCGGAAGGTCATGTCATGATGCAATCGAAGCAATATTTAATACCATCAGGTACAAACCGAAATTTGTGCTTGATGCCGATATATCAAAGTGTGTGCGCCGCGACAGTTAA
- a CDS encoding reverse transcriptase N-terminal domain-containing protein, protein MANTREVTTGINDESIPSLRDKPTRQTENDKSMVEWRHIDWHKLEKRVYKLQKRIYKASVRGDVKAVRRLQKTLMKSWSAKCLAVRRVTQDNQGKKTAGVDGIKSLTPKQRLTLVAKLKLGSKVSPTRRVWIPKPGKDEKRPLGIPTMYDRALQALVKMALEPEWEAKFQPNSYGFRPGVRFVG, encoded by the coding sequence ATGGCTAATACACGAGAAGTCACAACGGGAATAAACGATGAATCAATCCCTTCCTTGAGGGATAAACCAACTCGTCAAACCGAAAATGATAAATCGATGGTGGAATGGAGGCACATTGACTGGCACAAGCTAGAAAAACGTGTCTATAAGTTGCAAAAACGAATCTACAAAGCCTCAGTCCGTGGTGATGTCAAAGCGGTTCGCAGACTCCAAAAGACGCTGATGAAGTCCTGGAGTGCAAAGTGTCTCGCGGTTAGACGGGTTACACAAGACAACCAAGGTAAGAAGACGGCGGGTGTGGATGGTATTAAATCACTGACCCCAAAGCAACGTCTCACCTTAGTCGCCAAATTAAAATTAGGCTCAAAGGTATCGCCTACCAGACGCGTATGGATTCCAAAACCTGGTAAGGACGAGAAAAGACCTCTGGGTATCCCGACAATGTATGACCGCGCTTTGCAAGCTCTCGTAAAAATGGCACTTGAGCCAGAATGGGAAGCTAAATTTCAACCAAACTCATATGGGTTCAGACCAGGAGTGCGATTCGTTGGGTAG
- a CDS encoding RNA-guided endonuclease InsQ/TnpB family protein: MLVLEYKVKGKRQQYQAIDEAIRATQFIRNKAIRYWMDAPRESKIDKIALNNYSTALRKEFGFVKELNSMACQAATERAWLSIARFYDNCKSKKPGKKGFPRFQKDNRSVEYKTSGWSLHPTKRRITFTDKKGIGSLGLLGKWDIHTYPQKVIKRVRLVRKADGYYCQFAIDIEVKSEQRTGNSEIGLDVGLEFFYSDSNGHHEENPRFLRKAEKSIKHAQRQIYKKEKGKNQRRRARQRYAKKHLKVSRQRSEHAKRLARCVCKANALVAYENLNVKGMVKNHCLAKSINDVAWTLFRRWLEYFARKVNTTVVAVNPRMTSQKCSDCGAIVKKSLSTRTHKCNCGCELQRDVNAAINILNLARQARDGQSRSNAVGVATATLLGATLVEQVTT, encoded by the coding sequence GTGCTGGTCTTAGAGTACAAAGTTAAGGGAAAACGTCAACAGTATCAAGCTATTGACGAAGCTATCAGAGCTACGCAATTCATTAGAAACAAGGCTATTCGTTACTGGATGGACGCACCTCGTGAATCCAAGATTGACAAGATTGCTCTAAATAACTATTCAACAGCACTGCGTAAAGAATTTGGATTTGTAAAAGAATTAAACTCAATGGCTTGTCAAGCTGCAACTGAAAGAGCCTGGCTATCTATTGCTAGGTTCTATGACAATTGCAAGTCTAAAAAGCCAGGTAAAAAGGGCTTTCCACGATTTCAAAAAGATAATCGTTCAGTTGAATACAAGACTTCAGGATGGTCACTGCATCCGACAAAAAGACGTATCACCTTTACCGATAAAAAAGGAATTGGTAGTCTCGGGCTGCTAGGAAAATGGGACATTCACACCTATCCTCAAAAGGTAATTAAGCGTGTTCGCTTAGTTCGTAAAGCTGATGGATATTACTGCCAATTTGCGATTGATATCGAGGTTAAATCTGAACAGAGAACAGGTAATAGTGAGATAGGTCTTGATGTTGGGCTTGAGTTTTTTTACTCTGACTCTAACGGACATCATGAGGAAAACCCAAGGTTTTTAAGGAAAGCCGAAAAGAGCATTAAGCACGCTCAACGTCAGATATATAAAAAAGAAAAAGGCAAAAACCAACGACGCAGAGCAAGACAGAGATATGCAAAAAAGCATTTAAAAGTAAGTAGGCAACGTAGTGAACACGCGAAGAGACTCGCGCGTTGCGTATGCAAGGCTAACGCCTTAGTCGCCTATGAAAACTTAAATGTGAAGGGCATGGTAAAGAATCACTGTCTTGCCAAGTCAATCAATGATGTGGCTTGGACTCTATTTCGTCGTTGGTTAGAATATTTTGCTCGTAAGGTAAATACCACAGTTGTTGCCGTCAATCCTAGGATGACATCTCAAAAGTGTTCGGATTGTGGTGCAATTGTAAAAAAGTCTCTTTCAACTCGTACCCATAAATGTAACTGTGGATGCGAACTACAAAGAGATGTGAACGCAGCGATAAATATTCTAAATCTTGCACGACAAGCTAGGGACGGGCAGTCCCGAAGTAACGCTGTAGGAGTCGCAACCGCTACGCTACTTGGGGCAACCCTGGTAGAGCAAGTTACGACGTAG
- the psb34 gene encoding photosystem II assembly protein Psb34, with amino-acid sequence MYTTVNQEGILNNYATEPQIYYADYPSQQQQRQYALQGAFATLILVDFGVS; translated from the coding sequence ATGTATACCACTGTTAATCAAGAAGGCATTCTCAATAACTACGCAACCGAACCCCAGATTTACTATGCTGACTACCCCTCACAACAGCAGCAACGTCAATATGCATTGCAGGGTGCATTCGCTACTTTGATTCTGGTTGATTTTGGTGTTAGCTAA
- a CDS encoding DUF6444 domain-containing protein, which produces MEENCLAYGIEISDLDWDKTPASVKQLVEKMGQHIKQSEKRLADLEAKQQELLEKINCTSKNSSIPPSSDPLHAEKKPEKKKSGKKRGGQPGHKGHSRFLIVLGTLKARIHQNIRASRSFS; this is translated from the coding sequence ATGGAAGAAAACTGCCTCGCCTACGGAATTGAAATTTCCGACTTAGATTGGGACAAGACTCCAGCCAGCGTCAAACAACTGGTGGAGAAAATGGGGCAGCATATAAAGCAATCAGAAAAAAGGCTGGCTGATTTAGAAGCCAAACAGCAAGAGTTATTAGAAAAAATCAATTGCACATCAAAAAACTCCAGCATTCCCCCATCGTCAGATCCACTTCATGCCGAAAAAAAACCAGAAAAAAAGAAGAGTGGTAAAAAGCGAGGGGGGCAACCAGGGCACAAGGGTCATAGTCGATTTTTGATTGTGTTGGGCACACTTAAGGCGAGAATTCATCAAAATATCAGAGCGTCCCGGAGTTTCAGCTGA
- a CDS encoding dynamin family protein — protein sequence MNHRWTRQCVAVNQPCNEAYKVQNLELRMAIVAPMKAGKSTITNAIIGQEILPSRNSAMTTLPTEIIFDAELTEPVLSLSPVLSLSAEVLSVFQETVLSLRQKIEDLGMEGVQEKLAQYPHLAEMPKQILKSVCEIPAKSEGRENIIHTLTFLNDIVRLCSILNPSADQIQSLMDAPRIYTPSWRLQKAEAQPELGNLVIVDTPGPNEAGENLRLQAVVAEQLCKSSIVLIVLDFT from the coding sequence ATGAACCACAGATGGACGAGGCAGTGCGTTGCGGTGAATCAGCCCTGCAACGAAGCCTATAAAGTACAAAATCTTGAGTTGAGAATGGCAATTGTTGCACCGATGAAGGCTGGTAAGTCTACCATTACAAATGCCATTATTGGACAGGAGATTTTGCCAAGCCGCAACTCCGCCATGACGACGCTTCCCACAGAGATTATTTTTGATGCAGAACTGACCGAACCAGTTTTGTCTCTGAGTCCAGTTTTGTCTCTGAGTGCAGAGGTATTGTCAGTTTTTCAAGAAACAGTGTTATCTTTGCGCCAGAAAATTGAAGATTTAGGGATGGAGGGAGTGCAAGAAAAACTTGCTCAGTACCCACATTTGGCGGAAATGCCAAAGCAAATTCTGAAATCTGTATGCGAAATTCCCGCCAAAAGTGAAGGGCGTGAAAATATCATTCATACTTTAACTTTCTTAAATGATATTGTTCGCCTGTGCAGCATCCTAAACCCAAGTGCAGACCAGATACAATCCTTGATGGATGCTCCTAGAATATACACTCCATCTTGGCGTTTACAAAAAGCAGAAGCACAACCGGAACTTGGTAATTTAGTAATTGTCGATACACCGGGACCAAACGAAGCGGGAGAAAATCTTCGCCTACAGGCTGTAGTAGCAGAACAGCTTTGCAAAAGTTCAATCGTGTTGATTGTTCTTGACTTTACATAG
- a CDS encoding glycosyltransferase family 2 protein codes for MKFSVVITTYNRLKLLQRAIDSVLNQTIPCELIVSDDCSSDDTQAYVKSLSTELCVRENAPRLVYYRNEVNQGHAAAVNAGVLQARGDWIKFLDDDDYLAPNCLEEMVKAIALRQDAIICSCIAAQVDSNGVELSRTPIVGPGLAYYIPQADIHYGMLLELVPFGTPVQVACKREAFLQTGGWDITLTNCDDIDSWIRITQHGDAIFLNQCLAYRTIWSGSYDQKISLKTKLDTNILMKEKIHALVNEKHRSNILPLQDIRNYLKLHWTIVALKNRKIKCFLKLVDPAVLSLNAWWILLTAIFTRRVNRDNSQIHKYVLIKS; via the coding sequence ATGAAATTTAGCGTCGTCATCACGACCTACAACCGCTTGAAGTTACTACAACGAGCAATTGACTCTGTCCTAAACCAAACCATACCGTGTGAGCTGATTGTCTCAGATGATTGTTCATCTGATGATACCCAAGCCTATGTGAAAAGTTTAAGCACAGAGCTTTGTGTTCGTGAAAATGCACCACGCCTTGTTTACTATCGCAATGAAGTAAACCAAGGTCATGCAGCAGCGGTCAATGCTGGAGTTCTTCAGGCTCGTGGAGATTGGATTAAGTTTTTGGATGATGATGACTATCTCGCTCCAAATTGCTTAGAGGAGATGGTAAAGGCAATCGCACTGCGACAAGATGCTATTATTTGCTCTTGCATTGCTGCTCAGGTGGACAGCAATGGAGTTGAACTGAGCCGCACGCCTATTGTTGGTCCAGGGTTAGCCTATTATATCCCACAAGCAGATATTCACTACGGCATGTTGCTGGAGCTGGTTCCCTTTGGCACGCCTGTTCAAGTCGCGTGTAAGCGTGAAGCGTTCTTGCAAACTGGTGGGTGGGATATCACATTAACTAACTGTGATGACATTGATTCGTGGATTCGCATTACTCAGCATGGCGATGCTATCTTTCTCAATCAGTGTCTTGCCTACCGCACTATTTGGTCTGGTAGCTATGACCAAAAAATTTCTCTAAAAACAAAGCTGGATACTAATATTTTGATGAAAGAAAAAATTCATGCCTTGGTTAATGAGAAGCATCGCTCAAACATCCTACCTCTTCAAGATATTAGAAATTACTTAAAACTACATTGGACTATAGTGGCACTCAAGAACAGAAAAATTAAGTGCTTTCTTAAGCTAGTAGATCCAGCAGTGCTTTCTTTAAATGCATGGTGGATTTTGCTAACTGCTATTTTCACAAGGCGAGTGAATCGGGACAATTCTCAGATTCATAAATATGTATTAATTAAGTCTTAG
- the rplS gene encoding 50S ribosomal protein L19, whose amino-acid sequence MNTQEIIRSIEAEQLKSNLPEIFVGDTVRVGVKIKEGDKYRVQPYEGVVIGKRNGGINETITVRRVFQGVGVERVFLLHSPRIDSIKILRRGKVRRAKLYYLRNRVGKATRIKQRFDRAL is encoded by the coding sequence ATGAATACTCAAGAGATAATCCGCTCTATTGAAGCGGAACAACTAAAATCTAATTTGCCCGAAATATTTGTGGGCGACACAGTCAGAGTCGGAGTCAAAATCAAGGAAGGCGACAAATACCGCGTACAACCCTACGAGGGTGTGGTGATTGGTAAGCGCAATGGCGGTATCAATGAAACCATTACAGTCCGTCGTGTATTCCAAGGTGTAGGCGTCGAACGGGTGTTTCTGCTGCATTCTCCTCGGATAGACAGCATCAAAATCTTGCGTCGTGGTAAGGTAAGGCGTGCTAAGCTGTATTACCTACGCAATCGTGTTGGTAAGGCTACCCGAATCAAGCAGCGCTTTGACCGCGCTTTGTGA
- the secE gene encoding preprotein translocase subunit SecE, which translates to MGKKNEAEMTETNNGFSIANFFNGIKEEFDKVVWPSRQQLVSESAGVLLMMALSASLIYLIDKFFTWAAQQVF; encoded by the coding sequence GTGGGCAAAAAAAACGAAGCGGAAATGACAGAAACGAACAATGGGTTTAGCATAGCGAACTTTTTCAATGGAATAAAGGAAGAGTTCGATAAAGTGGTTTGGCCCAGTCGGCAGCAGCTGGTGAGTGAATCAGCAGGTGTGTTGTTAATGATGGCTCTCTCCGCATCTTTGATATATTTGATAGATAAATTCTTTACTTGGGCAGCACAACAGGTGTTCTGA
- the nusG gene encoding transcription termination/antitermination protein NusG produces MTSATDGEYNATLHSEDAAETASDASQEARWYAVQVASGCEKRVKTNLEQRIQTFDVADKIIQVEIPHTPAVKIRKDGSRQHTEEKVFPGYVLVRMMMDDDTWQVVRNTSHVINFVGAEQKRGSGKGRGHVKPLALSHTEVERIFKQTSEQEPVVKIDMATGDKIIVLSGPFKDFEGEVIEVSPERSKLKALLSIFGRDTPVELEFNQVQKQS; encoded by the coding sequence ATGACTTCTGCAACAGACGGAGAGTACAACGCAACGCTGCACTCAGAGGATGCCGCAGAAACAGCGTCAGATGCTTCGCAAGAAGCCCGCTGGTATGCAGTGCAAGTAGCCTCTGGCTGTGAGAAGCGTGTCAAAACAAACTTGGAGCAGCGCATTCAAACCTTTGATGTAGCTGATAAAATCATCCAGGTGGAGATTCCACATACACCAGCAGTGAAAATCCGTAAGGATGGGAGTCGCCAGCATACCGAAGAAAAGGTCTTCCCTGGCTATGTGCTAGTGAGGATGATGATGGATGACGACACCTGGCAGGTGGTGAGAAATACCTCTCATGTGATTAATTTCGTGGGAGCAGAACAAAAACGTGGCAGTGGCAAGGGTCGCGGTCACGTAAAACCTCTGGCGCTGAGTCACACAGAAGTCGAAAGAATCTTCAAACAGACCAGCGAACAGGAGCCAGTCGTCAAAATTGACATGGCTACTGGTGATAAGATAATTGTGCTTTCTGGTCCGTTTAAGGACTTTGAAGGTGAGGTGATTGAAGTGAGTCCAGAACGGAGTAAGCTCAAAGCCTTGCTTTCGATTTTTGGACGGGATACACCAGTAGAATTGGAATTTAATCAGGTTCAGAAACAGAGCTAA